CTGCTGAATGTACACTACAACTGCCAGAAGAACTGCAGCCACCGGTATGGCGATGTCTCCAAACTTGGTGTAAAAATCAAAACGGGGGTTCACAAACTCGTATTCTTCAGAGAAGTAGGGATTAGGAACAGGAGATCTGATGTAATCATATACATGAGGCAGAAGTCTAATGGACGTAAGCCCGATATAGTATAGCTTTCTGAGTGGTTTGCAATTGATTTGCCAAACAAGGTTGCCTATTACTTGAGGAAGCAAAAAGAAATCTTGAATCAAACCCATGTACTCCTCCAATTCAGTTTCCCATTCCCTCAATGTGTGGAAATTTCCAGTGGAATCTACGTAATGTTCAGCATGAAGAGGTTTCTGACTTGTATTAATGGAGTGCATAAACAAAACAACAATATATCCGACAGCATGTATTACCAGTGTACTGAGAAATACCCATTTGTCACTTGGAACACGATGTGGTTCAAGAGGGCTCCTTGTCAGTAATCTTACACGGGATCTCCACACCTTTTGGCTGAGCCTTGCTGTTACCAAAAAGGCAACAAGCACAAGAACCTTGACGGTATAATCGATCAGACGGATCCACTGGCTGTTATCAAGATCGTAAGATGGAGTCTCGTTGACGTCAGCACCCATCATTTTGAACAAAGCCTCTGCACCTGTGATCAATGGCAGGCCGTAGCCAAGAGCTTGGACACCTAGCATGGCAAGCGAGACATAAAGAACTGATTCCGCATTATCTCTGATGTATAATAGTTGGCTGAAAATGCAGAAGATTGCCAGAGAGAGGGTCAAGATACGGAGAATTCCCTCTACGCCCCTGCGGGAAAGAATATCTTCTCGCTGCTTCCTGTACATAATGGGGAAAGTTTGAAAGTTCACAGGATTAAAATAGAGTGGATCATCCTGATTCCTTTGAGAGGATACGGATATTTTAGCTGTTGGATTGACCAACCAACGAGCAGTGGTTGGTGGGTATGCTATAACCACCTCAATTAGACAATCCAATCCAGCTTCAAGGTCCATACTTTCGTATAGGATTTTCCAGGAGGCTCGAACATCCCTGCAACCAATGAGGTACATCTTTCCGACATGTGGATCATATAGCCCCTCTACAAAAAGCGAAGAGATGTTGTATGACGTCCCAGTGACAATGAGTTGAGCAGAAACATTTAAAAGAAGCTGTTTTTCTGTGTATTCAGCCTTAGCATGATAAGTATTCTCTTTGTCACCGATCGAACCATTTGACAAAGGCCCAAACATTGGACCAAGAGAAAAAATCTCTATTTCAATTTCAACTCTTTGGTTAGCTGAACCAGAGATTTGATCTGCAACTGCCGATGTGTGAAGAGAGAAATCTTCAGAAAGAATCGAAAGGCTGATGGGAAAAGAATCTGCATCTTCCAGTTTTGGGAATGTCAACAGTGATTTCTTAAACATTGAACCAAAGTTGAAGGGCTCATTTTTCTCAAGGACTGTAGCAGCTGCATCGATTTTTGAGTACTTGTAGTATGGGCGAGAAGCGGTATATTGATCCCACAGCTCAACTGGGCGGATCAGTTTCTCAAATGATAAAGGGAAGTAACTTCTACTGCTTCCATCAACGCTGGAAAAATGGCCAATAATTATGCTCCTTTGTGTTATAGAAAAGGAGAGGGGAACATACAAGCAGATTCGAGAATCGCAGTCACTGTCTTCACGGCAACCAACCATACAAAGCTGTCCACTGGAAGATTTCCAGATTCCCTCAGCCGAAAGAGTCATGTTATTAAGCCCCGTCCTTTGTGCTGCGGTGAACTGATTCTCCAATGGAGAAACTACTCTAAACATGGAAGAGATCCTTAAAGAAAAAGTTGCATTATCTTTGAAAGTGATTTTATCACATCGAACATCCTGAAGGACAAGTTTGACGTCCTTAAAACCCCCATCCGTGGCCTTTATCTCCTTGTCTGATTTAAACGGACCCAATTGACTGCAAAAATCATCCGTACCGTTGCATTTCCAGTTTGGCACAACTGTTAAGGCTTCTTGATGAGTGAATCTTTGAAGAATATTACAGAAGTCAAGCCCTCTATATGTATTTATCTCAGTACTCAAACTATCTTTGTACGGGTCCGGATCACAAGCTTTTGACACAAATTTTTCAGACCCAAATTCATACTTTGAAGAAGTTCCGAGCCAAGAAGACATATGAACTTCATCAAAGTATTTAAAACTGGTCTTTGGGTTTAAGCTTTTCATGGTTCCTAGAATAGCTCtatttgtcaatgtatttgttttAGGATAATGAAGCACGAGTAAAATTCGATCATCTTGCATAAGTGGTGGCTGATTAGTATAACCCGATTCTTTTACCCACTCCCACGGATCAGTAGACTCTTGCTGACGAGAAGGCAACATGGTGGATCCCAACAAACACATCACTCTTTCTTCTCGACTTTTTTTCGATTCAATGTATACTCCTTCGAAAGACACAGAAAGCTGGGAATGACTGGGCCATATATCAAAATGAGGACTTTTTTCGAATGGTTTACTCGAAAACAAGCCATCTAAGGTAATCCCAATCTGCAATATCCCACTCACACTCACAGACTTTTTAATCCGATGGGCACGATCAACATTAGTAACCCAGAAAGAAACTAAGTTCAACGGGGATCGAAGATCTGATGATCTATTTGAATCTCTATCATCAAAAGGCATTATTGAAACCCCATTGGACACTTGCCACCAATCACCATTCACAAAAGATAATTCTTGTTTTATGCTATAGATTCTGTTATCATCATCAGGTTTCAATTCAGAAGCATAGGCTAAAACAGAAGCACATTCTTTCTTGACCTCATCAGTTCTTTCATATTTGTAAGTCATAGAAGTTCTAGTCCTAGGTCCTAACTCTCCATCTACCATGTAAGAATTAACAAAACCAACTGACAGCAACATCAACCAGATAATCATACCATCCGTTTTCCAATAAGAAGCAAAAAAAGACATTTCCCCCATGATAGCAAAAAACCCTTTAATCAAGATTCCATGAATAACCCACTTTAGAACTAAGATTGAACAAAGCAAAACAGCAAAAACAAAATTGGGAACTTTGCAAAATTAAGTCTTTGTTCAGAGCTATATACAGCAAGTGCACTAACCTCGTTATTCAGTGGTTTTACTCAAATCTTGATAGCAAGAAAATGGAACCTAGAAACAAAGGGAAAGTATGGTTTTGAGATGGGATTGTGAAAAAGATTAGTTGGTGATTCGATTTTGATTTTGAGTTTTGATTATTAGGGTAAGTAGAGAGAGTAAGGTGTGAAGTTGAAGTCAAGGCAAGTGATGATGGCGACACTAGTGAACTTTAAGTCAATCTATATATTTCT
The nucleotide sequence above comes from Lycium barbarum isolate Lr01 chromosome 3, ASM1917538v2, whole genome shotgun sequence. Encoded proteins:
- the LOC132633310 gene encoding uncharacterized protein LOC132633310; this translates as MGEMSFFASYWKTDGMIIWLMLLSVGFVNSYMVDGELGPRTRTSMTYKYERTDEVKKECASVLAYASELKPDDDNRIYSIKQELSFVNGDWWQVSNGVSIMPFDDRDSNRSSDLRSPLNLVSFWVTNVDRAHRIKKSVSVSGILQIGITLDGLFSSKPFEKSPHFDIWPSHSQLSVSFEGVYIESKKSREERVMCLLGSTMLPSRQQESTDPWEWVKESGYTNQPPLMQDDRILLVLHYPKTNTLTNRAILGTMKSLNPKTSFKYFDEVHMSSWLGTSSKYEFGSEKFVSKACDPDPYKDSLSTEINTYRGLDFCNILQRFTHQEALTVVPNWKCNGTDDFCSQLGPFKSDKEIKATDGGFKDVKLVLQDVRCDKITFKDNATFSLRISSMFRVVSPLENQFTAAQRTGLNNMTLSAEGIWKSSSGQLCMVGCREDSDCDSRICLYVPLSFSITQRSIIIGHFSSVDGSSRSYFPLSFEKLIRPVELWDQYTASRPYYKYSKIDAAATVLEKNEPFNFGSMFKKSLLTFPKLEDADSFPISLSILSEDFSLHTSAVADQISGSANQRVEIEIEIFSLGPMFGPLSNGSIGDKENTYHAKAEYTEKQLLLNVSAQLIVTGTSYNISSLFVEGLYDPHVGKMYLIGCRDVRASWKILYESMDLEAGLDCLIEVVIAYPPTTARWLVNPTAKISVSSQRNQDDPLYFNPVNFQTFPIMYRKQREDILSRRGVEGILRILTLSLAIFCIFSQLLYIRDNAESVLYVSLAMLGVQALGYGLPLITGAEALFKMMGADVNETPSYDLDNSQWIRLIDYTVKVLVLVAFLVTARLSQKVWRSRVRLLTRSPLEPHRVPSDKWVFLSTLVIHAVGYIVVLFMHSINTSQKPLHAEHYVDSTGNFHTLREWETELEEYMGLIQDFFLLPQVIGNLVWQINCKPLRKLYYIGLTSIRLLPHVYDYIRSPVPNPYFSEEYEFVNPRFDFYTKFGDIAIPVAAVLLAVVVYIQQRWNYEKISETLKLGKIKLLPVGSKVYERLPSAEAELTSGVNNHVKDRDVN